Proteins from one Salinispora arenicola genomic window:
- a CDS encoding Lrp/AsnC family transcriptional regulator: MDEMDWALLRELQADARLSYSELSRRVHLSPPAVAERVRRLEESGVITGYHAHVDPARAGRSVVALIRMSCYGARCILNHPETTDWPEIMQVHRITGDACSMLTVTAGSIGEFEAVIDRLAAYGQPSSTMVLSTPLRWRAVTPPVPDGSDKTPSSRRRR, encoded by the coding sequence GTGGACGAGATGGACTGGGCGCTGCTGCGTGAACTACAGGCCGATGCCCGCCTGTCGTACAGCGAACTGTCCCGACGGGTGCACCTCTCCCCACCAGCGGTAGCCGAGCGCGTACGCCGGCTGGAGGAGTCGGGGGTCATCACCGGCTACCACGCGCACGTCGATCCAGCCCGCGCTGGACGGTCGGTGGTCGCACTGATCCGGATGTCCTGTTACGGCGCCCGCTGCATCCTCAACCACCCGGAGACCACCGACTGGCCGGAGATCATGCAGGTCCACCGGATCACCGGCGACGCATGCAGCATGCTGACGGTCACCGCAGGCTCGATCGGGGAGTTCGAGGCAGTCATCGACAGACTCGCCGCGTACGGCCAACCGTCCAGCACGATGGTGCTCTCCACCCCGCTCCGCTGGCGGGCGGTCACCCCACCCGTCCCCGACGGCAGCGACAAGACACCGTCGTCGCGCCGCCGCCGCTAA
- a CDS encoding tryptophan 2,3-dioxygenase yields the protein MERTERRAATRAEVRPATPRQRATRAARNGGEPTLEFTGRVPYDAYVHASTLHRLQAPLSSDPGEMSFLVISQIMELYFNLTCHELRETQQLLRADRVREALSPLRRAALHLEGLNAAWRSLRWMTPADFNRFRNLLGEGSGFQSAMYRHLELLLGLRDPALIRPFRRQSEVHAELTAALNAPSLWDDVLALLARQGYDLPRELLGRDVAEEHQPHPAVEAAWVQIYTDGPDNQLRMLGEALSEVAEWFGDWRWHHVKAVQRTMGAKVGSGGSAGLAWLQRSMARVVFPELWSARTAM from the coding sequence GTGGAACGGACAGAACGACGGGCGGCCACCCGGGCGGAGGTGCGGCCGGCGACCCCGAGGCAACGCGCTACCCGGGCCGCCCGCAACGGTGGCGAACCGACTCTGGAGTTCACCGGGCGAGTCCCCTACGACGCCTACGTGCACGCCAGCACCCTGCACCGGCTGCAGGCGCCGTTGAGCAGCGACCCGGGTGAGATGTCCTTCCTCGTGATCAGCCAGATCATGGAGTTGTACTTCAATCTGACCTGCCACGAGCTGCGCGAGACCCAGCAGCTGCTGCGGGCGGATCGGGTCCGGGAAGCCCTGTCCCCGTTGCGCCGCGCCGCCCTGCATCTGGAAGGGCTGAACGCGGCCTGGCGGAGCTTGCGCTGGATGACTCCCGCCGACTTCAACCGCTTCCGTAACCTCCTCGGCGAAGGCTCCGGCTTCCAGTCGGCGATGTACCGCCACCTGGAACTCCTGCTCGGCCTCCGTGATCCAGCCCTGATCCGTCCGTTCCGGCGGCAGAGCGAGGTGCACGCCGAACTGACCGCCGCCCTGAACGCTCCCAGCCTCTGGGACGACGTTCTCGCCCTGCTCGCCCGCCAGGGCTACGACCTACCCCGGGAGCTGCTCGGCCGCGACGTTGCCGAAGAACACCAGCCGCACCCAGCGGTGGAGGCGGCGTGGGTGCAGATCTACACCGACGGTCCTGACAACCAGCTGAGGATGCTCGGCGAGGCGCTGAGCGAGGTGGCTGAGTGGTTCGGAGACTGGCGCTGGCACCATGTCAAGGCGGTGCAGCGGACGATGGGCGCCAAGGTTGGCAGCGGTGGCTCAGCCGGCTTGGCCTGGCTGCAACGGAGCATGGCCCGGGTGGTCTTCCCGGAGCTGTGGTCGGCCCGGACCGCGATGTGA
- the kynU gene encoding kynureninase, protein MNKEELDQEEKAANRLDTADPGHRHLFHLPPSDGGRYQQAAYLAGNSLGLQPLATRDELLADLDAWRRLGVEGHLEADRPWLPYHELLTAPTARLVGARPAEVVVMNSLTVNLHLLMVSFYRPVGARTRIVIEDNAFPSDSYAVRSQARFHGLDPDTTVVRLAPRPGEDTLRTVDVLDLLAAEGDTIALVLLGGVNYLTGELLDIPAITAAGRAAGAAVGWDLAHAAGNVPLSLHDWDVDFAAWCSYKYLNSGPGGLSGVFVHERHLADPTLPRFEGWWSTDAAIRFEMSPVARPPATAEAWQVSNPPIFAMGPVRTSLELFDSVGMTALRERSVRLTGYLEWLLDQITPGRQLAVVTPRDPDRRGAQLSVRIGSGSAAELTKRLRCEYGVIADAREPDIVRFAPVPLYSTYHDCWRVADALAATVEVRG, encoded by the coding sequence ATGAACAAGGAAGAGCTGGATCAGGAGGAGAAGGCGGCGAACCGCCTCGACACCGCTGATCCCGGCCATCGCCACCTGTTCCACCTCCCGCCTTCCGACGGCGGTCGCTACCAGCAGGCCGCGTACCTGGCCGGGAACTCGCTGGGCCTGCAGCCCCTGGCCACCAGGGACGAGCTGCTCGCCGATCTGGACGCATGGCGTCGTCTCGGGGTGGAAGGGCACCTGGAGGCAGACCGGCCGTGGCTGCCGTACCACGAGTTGTTGACCGCGCCGACCGCCCGGTTGGTCGGCGCGCGGCCGGCGGAGGTGGTGGTGATGAACTCTCTCACCGTCAACCTGCACCTGCTGATGGTGAGCTTCTACCGGCCGGTCGGCGCCCGCACCCGGATCGTCATCGAGGACAACGCCTTCCCCTCGGACAGCTACGCCGTCCGGAGCCAGGCCCGATTCCACGGCCTCGACCCGGACACCACGGTGGTGCGCCTGGCGCCGCGCCCCGGCGAGGACACCCTGCGTACCGTCGACGTGCTCGACCTGCTCGCCGCCGAGGGTGACACCATCGCGTTGGTGCTGCTCGGCGGGGTCAACTACCTGACCGGCGAGCTGTTGGACATCCCAGCGATCACCGCTGCCGGCCGTGCGGCCGGCGCGGCAGTCGGGTGGGACTTGGCGCACGCCGCGGGAAACGTCCCGCTGTCCCTGCATGACTGGGATGTCGACTTCGCGGCATGGTGCTCCTACAAGTACCTGAACTCGGGACCAGGTGGGCTGTCCGGTGTGTTCGTCCACGAGCGCCACCTCGCCGACCCGACGCTGCCCCGTTTCGAAGGCTGGTGGAGCACCGACGCGGCCATCCGGTTCGAGATGTCGCCGGTCGCCCGGCCGCCGGCGACCGCGGAGGCGTGGCAGGTCTCCAACCCTCCGATCTTCGCGATGGGACCGGTGCGTACGTCGCTGGAGCTCTTCGATTCGGTCGGCATGACGGCACTGCGGGAGCGCAGTGTTCGCCTCACCGGATATCTGGAGTGGCTGCTGGACCAGATCACACCAGGCCGGCAACTGGCGGTGGTCACGCCGCGCGACCCGGACCGCCGTGGCGCACAGCTGTCGGTTCGGATCGGCTCCGGCAGTGCCGCCGAACTGACCAAGCGGCTGCGGTGCGAGTACGGGGTGATCGCTGACGCCCGGGAGCCGGACATCGTCCGCTTCGCGCCGGTGCCGCTGTACTCGACGTACCACGACTGCTGGCGGGTGGCCGACGCCCTGGCCGCGACGGTGGAGGTCCGCGGATGA